In a genomic window of Streptomyces noursei ATCC 11455:
- a CDS encoding radical SAM protein produces MTFDRLDLVSKLYQPAGWPRILEAATGTRSSGPLVVDLDPTTFCDLACPECISGKLLNQGRFTPERLAELAGELVEMKVRAVVLIGGGEPLAHRGTRQVLRVLGEAGIAIGVVTNGTLIKQNLAELAAYASWVRVSIDAGTSETYRRFRPDRKGRSVFDKVIANMRLLAEAKRGALGYSFLVMSRQEPDGTVVSNHHEVLEAAELAHDIGCDYFETKAMFDDGHHVIQVPDEVLASVEEQLAKAAVLTGDAFEIVNSSTLTSLRNRVGPVQDKDYHRCRVAELRTLVTPSGVYVCSYHRGNAGARIGDAVTERLPEIWRTSDRGIVDPSRDCRFHCARHRSNLELDRIGTGTAAGTLAAPEPGTDYDPFI; encoded by the coding sequence GTGACGTTCGACCGTCTCGACCTGGTGTCCAAGCTGTACCAGCCGGCCGGTTGGCCGCGGATCCTCGAAGCCGCCACCGGGACCCGCTCCAGCGGCCCGCTGGTCGTGGACCTGGACCCGACGACCTTTTGCGACCTGGCGTGCCCCGAGTGCATCAGCGGGAAGCTGCTCAACCAAGGACGTTTCACCCCCGAACGGCTCGCCGAACTGGCCGGCGAACTCGTGGAGATGAAGGTCCGGGCGGTGGTCCTGATAGGCGGCGGGGAACCGCTCGCCCACCGGGGCACCCGCCAGGTCCTCCGCGTCCTGGGCGAGGCCGGCATCGCCATCGGCGTGGTCACCAACGGCACCCTGATCAAACAGAACCTGGCCGAACTCGCCGCCTACGCCTCCTGGGTGCGGGTGTCCATCGACGCCGGGACCAGCGAGACCTATCGGCGCTTCCGCCCCGACCGCAAGGGCCGCAGCGTCTTCGACAAGGTCATCGCCAACATGCGGCTGCTGGCCGAGGCCAAGCGCGGCGCCCTGGGCTACTCGTTCCTCGTGATGAGCCGCCAGGAGCCGGACGGCACCGTCGTCAGCAACCACCACGAGGTCCTGGAGGCAGCCGAACTCGCCCACGACATCGGCTGCGACTACTTCGAGACCAAGGCGATGTTCGACGACGGACACCACGTCATCCAGGTGCCGGACGAGGTTCTCGCCTCCGTGGAGGAGCAGCTCGCCAAGGCCGCCGTCCTGACCGGCGACGCCTTCGAGATCGTCAACTCCTCGACCCTGACGTCGCTGCGCAACCGGGTCGGGCCCGTCCAGGACAAGGACTACCACCGCTGCCGGGTCGCCGAACTGCGGACCCTGGTGACCCCGTCCGGCGTCTACGTCTGCTCCTACCACCGGGGGAACGCCGGGGCCCGGATCGGGGACGCGGTGACCGAGCGCCTCCCCGAGATCTGGCGGACCTCGGACCGCGGCATCGTCGACCCCAGCCGGGACTGCCGCTTCCACTGCGCCCGCCACCGCTCCAACCTCGAACTCGACCGGATCGGGACCGGAACGGCGGCGGGAACGCTGGCCGCACCGGAACCCGGCACGGACTACGACCCGTTCATCTAG
- a CDS encoding carbohydrate ABC transporter permease, producing MNTAPRTGHAPGRRRRRATANALGLAFSALMAFPLYWMLLTAFRPATEIHADPPHLWPDHLTLEHFRRALSTPTFWANVRSSVLIGVGTVLVSLLIGTLAAFALARFSFAGRKALVLIILGVQMIPLAGLIIPVYLLLSDAGLTDSLPGVILTYLVFMLPFTVWLLRGFIAAVPVELEEAAMTDGCTRLGAFRRVVLPLLAPGLVATSIYALVQAWNEYVLAYVLLSSNDKQTLSIWLLSFQTSFGTDYGGLMAGATLTALPVAVFFALVQRRIGAGLTTGAVKG from the coding sequence GTGAACACAGCCCCACGTACCGGGCACGCCCCCGGCCGCCGACGACGGCGCGCGACGGCGAACGCCCTCGGCCTCGCCTTCAGCGCGCTGATGGCCTTCCCGCTCTACTGGATGCTGCTCACCGCGTTCCGCCCGGCCACCGAGATCCACGCCGATCCGCCGCACCTCTGGCCCGACCACCTGACGCTGGAACACTTCCGCCGCGCCCTGAGCACCCCGACGTTCTGGGCCAACGTCCGCTCCAGCGTCCTGATCGGCGTCGGCACCGTGCTGGTCTCCCTGCTGATCGGCACCCTCGCGGCCTTCGCCCTCGCCCGCTTCTCGTTCGCCGGGCGCAAGGCCCTGGTCCTGATCATCCTCGGCGTCCAGATGATCCCGCTGGCCGGTCTGATCATCCCCGTCTACCTGCTGCTGAGCGACGCCGGACTGACCGACAGCCTGCCCGGCGTCATCCTCACCTACCTCGTCTTCATGCTGCCGTTCACGGTCTGGCTGCTGCGCGGCTTCATCGCCGCCGTCCCGGTGGAGCTGGAGGAGGCCGCGATGACCGACGGCTGCACCCGCCTGGGAGCCTTCCGCCGGGTCGTCCTCCCGCTGCTCGCCCCGGGCCTGGTGGCGACCTCCATCTACGCCCTGGTCCAGGCGTGGAACGAGTACGTCCTCGCCTACGTCCTGCTCTCCAGCAACGACAAGCAGACCCTCAGCATCTGGCTGCTGTCCTTCCAGACCAGCTTCGGCACCGACTACGGCGGACTGATGGCCGGCGCCACCCTCACCGCGCTGCCCGTCGCGGTCTTCTTCGCCCTCGTCCAGCGGCGGATCGGCGCGGGCCTGACCACCGGCGCGGTCAAAGGGTGA
- a CDS encoding carbohydrate ABC transporter permease: MGSVELPGPPRAARPPRPARAPRPRRTIRRRALPYLLIAPTVLALAAVLGYPLVDLVVLSFQDMTRRELFSGATPPWAGLAHYRSILSDGFFWTVVGRTALFTVACVAATMVLSLLVALLMRRVSPWVRTVMTGVLVAVWAMPVMVAASIFRWLSDADYGVVNWLLGLLPGLDFSKHNWFENPWQGFAVITGVVVWGAVPFAALTLQAALSQVPAELEEAALVDGARPGQLFRHVTWPVIKPSAVLVTSLCAIWDFGVFNQIWLMRGGQPEKDYYLLGVYSFIESFAVNRYSAGAAIAVLTVLMLLGGAVVYVRQLVHLGAAE; encoded by the coding sequence GTGGGGAGCGTGGAACTGCCCGGACCGCCCCGCGCCGCCCGGCCGCCGCGACCGGCCCGGGCACCCCGCCCGCGGCGCACCATCCGGCGACGGGCGCTGCCGTATCTGCTGATCGCGCCGACCGTGCTCGCCCTCGCCGCGGTCCTCGGCTACCCGCTCGTCGACCTGGTGGTGCTGTCCTTCCAGGACATGACCCGGCGCGAACTGTTCTCCGGGGCCACGCCGCCGTGGGCCGGGCTGGCCCACTACCGCTCGATCCTCTCCGACGGCTTCTTCTGGACCGTCGTCGGCCGCACCGCCCTGTTCACCGTCGCCTGCGTCGCGGCCACGATGGTGCTGTCGCTCCTGGTGGCGCTGCTGATGCGACGGGTCTCACCATGGGTGCGGACGGTCATGACCGGCGTCCTGGTCGCCGTCTGGGCCATGCCGGTCATGGTCGCCGCCTCCATCTTCCGCTGGCTCTCGGACGCCGACTACGGCGTCGTCAACTGGCTCCTCGGCCTGCTGCCGGGACTCGACTTCAGCAAGCACAACTGGTTCGAGAACCCCTGGCAGGGCTTCGCCGTCATCACCGGCGTGGTGGTCTGGGGCGCCGTCCCGTTCGCCGCGCTGACCCTGCAGGCCGCGCTCAGCCAGGTGCCGGCCGAACTGGAGGAGGCGGCACTGGTCGACGGCGCCCGCCCCGGCCAGCTGTTCCGGCACGTCACCTGGCCGGTGATCAAACCGTCCGCCGTCCTGGTCACCTCGCTGTGCGCCATCTGGGACTTCGGCGTGTTCAACCAGATCTGGCTGATGCGCGGCGGCCAACCGGAGAAGGACTACTACCTTCTCGGCGTCTACTCGTTCATCGAGTCCTTCGCCGTCAACCGCTACAGCGCCGGCGCGGCCATCGCCGTCCTCACCGTCCTGATGCTGCTGGGCGGCGCGGTCGTCTACGTGCGCCAGCTCGTCCACCTGGGAGCGGCCGAGTGA
- a CDS encoding extracellular solute-binding protein, giving the protein MAERISRLAAGLGAMVLMGAVAGCGGGRPVAAADRTGELTVWLTVDAQESWPDLVNEVNDRFRRTYPKIKVTVQYQQWTTKNQKIDAALAGRKVPDVIEMGNSETTNYIVNGAFAAVDPAKFDHSAEWLPALRDACRNDGKTYCVPYYVGARVGIYRTDLLAQVGVTRAPRSYTELRADLDKLKAKFGATDKNFSAFYMPGRYWYAAMAFVKDAGGEIAARGKDGRWHGALSSARSVAGLTAWKDLLDSYYTGDRSKDNGDEPAVVGQGKVGMFYGNTWEAKAATDSRSGGDPALHGKFGTFAFPGPSGKMMPSFLGGSTLAVPAKSENQDLAQDWIRLFTDRTSQRRLIAADTLPNNTAQLKEVAADSVNGPAAQAATRGWVTPLAPGWGAVEKSNVLQETLQDIATGKQSVPDAARAADRRIDAVINEN; this is encoded by the coding sequence ATGGCCGAGCGCATCTCCCGTTTGGCGGCGGGCCTGGGAGCGATGGTCCTGATGGGCGCGGTAGCAGGCTGCGGTGGCGGCAGACCGGTCGCCGCCGCGGACCGCACGGGGGAGCTCACGGTCTGGCTGACCGTGGACGCCCAGGAGAGCTGGCCGGATCTGGTGAACGAGGTCAACGACCGCTTCCGGAGGACCTATCCCAAGATCAAGGTCACCGTGCAGTACCAGCAGTGGACCACGAAGAACCAGAAGATCGACGCTGCACTGGCCGGACGCAAAGTCCCCGACGTGATCGAAATGGGCAACAGCGAGACCACCAATTACATTGTCAACGGGGCCTTCGCAGCCGTCGATCCGGCGAAATTCGACCACTCCGCCGAATGGCTGCCGGCACTTCGCGACGCCTGCCGGAACGACGGCAAGACCTACTGTGTCCCGTATTACGTCGGTGCCCGGGTGGGAATCTACCGCACCGATCTGCTCGCCCAGGTCGGCGTGACCCGGGCCCCGCGCAGCTATACCGAACTCCGCGCCGATCTCGACAAACTCAAGGCGAAGTTCGGAGCCACCGACAAGAATTTCTCGGCCTTCTACATGCCCGGCCGCTATTGGTACGCGGCGATGGCCTTCGTCAAGGACGCCGGCGGCGAGATAGCGGCGCGCGGAAAAGACGGCCGCTGGCACGGCGCGCTCTCCTCCGCCCGTTCCGTCGCCGGACTCACCGCCTGGAAGGACCTCCTCGACTCCTATTACACCGGCGACCGTTCCAAGGACAACGGCGACGAGCCGGCGGTCGTCGGCCAGGGCAAGGTCGGCATGTTCTACGGCAACACCTGGGAGGCCAAGGCCGCGACCGACAGCAGATCGGGCGGCGACCCGGCGCTGCACGGGAAGTTCGGCACGTTCGCCTTCCCCGGCCCCTCCGGCAAGATGATGCCGTCGTTCCTGGGCGGCTCCACCCTGGCCGTCCCCGCCAAGTCCGAGAACCAGGACCTCGCCCAGGACTGGATCCGGCTGTTCACCGACCGAACCTCCCAGCGCCGCCTGATAGCCGCCGACACCCTCCCCAACAACACCGCCCAGCTCAAGGAAGTGGCCGCAGACAGCGTCAACGGCCCCGCCGCACAGGCCGCCACCCGCGGCTGGGTGACCCCGCTGGCCCCCGGCTGGGGAGCCGTGGAGAAGTCCAACGTCCTCCAGGAGACGCTCCAGGACATCGCGACCGGGAAACAGTCGGTGCCGGACGCCGCGCGGGCCGCGGACCGCCGCATCGACGCCGTGATCAACGAGAACTGA
- a CDS encoding serine/threonine protein kinase: MTEYGTPAADPATRPVKVNSWNGWDPLRHVVVGRADNTVVQAPEPAIRRDFPDDGFPLGTYGPMPAEMTAEANEQLDNFAELLRRRGIRVDRPAPVDFNQQVSTPDWTQETMSGCMPPRDLLLTVGNEILEATMSYRSRWFEYLCYRPLLQGIFKADPHMRWEAAPKPRLTDASYKPGFWDTYNTLPTDVQLARVRDYDLVLTEEEPLFDAADIARFGKDLFVQLSFVTNRSGYQWLKRHFPDHRVHAVTSTNTHPLHIDATWVPLRPGLVLHCGERLADAELMEFFRRNDWEIVEAVQPASWDHPPKLSYCSPWLAGNMLNLDPNTLCIEEKEVALADQLSGYGFEIVPVPFRAVGPFGGGLHCATFDIERDGQLEDYFPHRHGRY; this comes from the coding sequence GTGACTGAGTACGGCACGCCGGCCGCAGATCCGGCCACCCGCCCGGTGAAGGTCAACTCCTGGAACGGCTGGGATCCCCTGCGGCACGTCGTCGTCGGACGCGCCGACAACACGGTGGTGCAGGCCCCCGAGCCCGCGATCCGGCGGGACTTCCCCGACGACGGATTCCCGCTGGGCACCTACGGCCCGATGCCGGCCGAGATGACCGCGGAGGCCAACGAACAGCTCGACAACTTCGCCGAGTTGCTGCGGCGCCGCGGCATCCGTGTCGATCGCCCCGCCCCCGTGGACTTCAACCAGCAGGTCAGCACCCCGGACTGGACCCAGGAGACCATGTCCGGCTGTATGCCGCCGCGCGATCTGCTGCTGACCGTCGGCAACGAGATCCTCGAAGCCACCATGTCGTACCGCAGCCGCTGGTTCGAGTACCTCTGCTACCGGCCGCTCCTGCAGGGGATCTTCAAGGCCGACCCGCACATGCGCTGGGAGGCCGCGCCCAAGCCCCGGCTGACCGACGCCTCCTACAAGCCGGGGTTCTGGGACACCTACAACACCCTTCCCACGGACGTGCAGTTGGCGCGGGTGCGGGACTACGACCTGGTGCTGACCGAGGAGGAGCCGCTGTTCGACGCGGCGGACATCGCCCGGTTCGGCAAGGACCTCTTCGTCCAGCTGTCGTTCGTCACCAACCGCAGCGGCTACCAGTGGCTGAAACGGCACTTCCCCGACCACCGGGTGCACGCGGTGACCTCCACCAACACCCACCCGCTGCACATCGACGCCACCTGGGTGCCGCTGCGGCCCGGACTGGTGCTGCACTGCGGTGAGCGGCTGGCGGACGCCGAGCTGATGGAGTTCTTCCGGCGCAACGACTGGGAGATCGTCGAGGCGGTGCAGCCCGCGAGTTGGGACCATCCGCCCAAGCTGTCGTACTGCAGCCCGTGGCTGGCCGGCAACATGCTCAACCTCGACCCCAACACCCTGTGCATCGAGGAGAAGGAAGTCGCGCTCGCCGACCAGCTGTCCGGCTACGGCTTCGAGATCGTGCCGGTGCCGTTCCGCGCGGTGGGGCCGTTCGGCGGTGGACTGCACTGCGCCACCTTCGACATCGAACGGGACGGGCAGCTGGAGGACTACTTCCCGCACCGCCACGGACGGTACTGA
- a CDS encoding HAD family hydrolase, whose product MPAQSPPRQGALRGVILDFYGTLVRLVEPLPPSHRSLFLSRGLVEAADKWGDQWAVGPRDGEEHTAHSASERDYHAWELDRLRRRALACGVPGAAAGPLAAALDRAMKDLRLALFDDVPAALAGLRARGLTVAVCSNWFWDLDRAIEGVGIAGLVDVAVTSARAGARKPHPLIYRTVLDQCGLRPEQAVFVGDMWESDVAGPLAYGMRAVHLWRPDRVVAGAAPPLPDGAARIASLTALSALV is encoded by the coding sequence GTGCCGGCCCAGTCCCCGCCTCGCCAGGGCGCCCTCCGGGGCGTGATCCTCGACTTCTACGGCACGCTGGTCCGGCTGGTCGAGCCGCTGCCGCCCAGCCACCGGTCGCTCTTCCTCAGCCGGGGGCTGGTCGAGGCCGCCGACAAGTGGGGCGACCAGTGGGCCGTCGGCCCCCGGGACGGCGAGGAGCACACCGCGCACTCCGCCAGCGAACGGGACTACCACGCCTGGGAGTTGGACCGCCTGCGACGGAGGGCACTGGCCTGCGGCGTCCCCGGGGCGGCGGCCGGCCCGCTGGCCGCCGCCCTCGACCGGGCGATGAAGGACCTGCGGCTGGCCCTGTTCGACGACGTCCCGGCGGCGCTGGCCGGGCTGCGTGCCCGGGGCCTGACGGTGGCGGTCTGCTCCAACTGGTTCTGGGACCTGGACCGAGCCATCGAGGGCGTCGGCATCGCCGGGCTGGTCGACGTCGCGGTCACCTCGGCCCGCGCCGGCGCCCGCAAACCGCACCCCCTCATCTACCGGACGGTGTTGGACCAGTGCGGGCTGCGCCCCGAACAGGCCGTGTTCGTCGGCGACATGTGGGAGTCGGACGTGGCGGGACCGCTCGCGTACGGGATGCGGGCGGTGCACCTGTGGCGCCCGGACCGGGTGGTGGCGGGCGCGGCCCCGCCGCTTCCGGACGGGGCCGCGCGCATCGCCTCGCTGACCGCGCTCAGCGCTCTGGTGTAG